Proteins co-encoded in one Centropristis striata isolate RG_2023a ecotype Rhode Island chromosome 24, C.striata_1.0, whole genome shotgun sequence genomic window:
- the LOC131962936 gene encoding homeobox protein engrailed-1-B-like has product MEEQKEPHSSRDSTEEESMSLSPNLPSPPMILPHQAAQQAHRTTNFFIDNILRPDFGCRKEPSYRSQTPGRENVNPLGARPHTGSLCLDSNCSSDSTSSSPSSSSSSSSSTSSSPSSKQNLSKQGEAASNGTGRYADSPGAIMVVSGSNGGSPPAKESQPMLWPAWVYCTRYSDRPSSGPRTRKLKKKKSSTKEDKRPRTAFTAEQLQRLKTEFQANRYITEQRRQSLAQELNLNESQIKIWFQNKRAKIKKATGYKNGLALQLMAQGLYNHSTTTVQEDKEDSE; this is encoded by the exons atggaggagcagaaggagccCCACAGCAGCCGGGACTCCACCGAGGAGGAGAGCATGTCCCTGTCGCCGaacctcccctcccctcccatgATTTTACCGCACCAGGCCGCGCAGCAGGCCCACAGAACCACGAACTTTTTCATAGACAACATCCTCCGGCCGGACTTCGGCTGCAGGAAGGAGCCGAGCTACCGGAGCCAGACGCCGGGGAGGGAGAACGTGAACCCGCTGGGAGCGAGGCCGCACACCGGCAGCCTCTGCCTGGACTCCAACTGCAGCAGCGACAGCACCTCCTCgtcgccctcctcctcctcgtcctcgtcgTCGTCCACGTCCTCCTCGCCGTCGTCCAAGCAGAACTTGTCGAAACAGGGCGAAGCGGCGAGCAACGGGACCGGCAGATACGCAGACAGCCCCGGGGCAATTATGGTTGTGAGTGGCAGCAATGGAGGGTCTCCGCCGGCGAAGGAGAGCCAGCCGATGCTGTGGCCCGCCTGGGTTTACTGTACGCGCTACTCGGACCGACCCTCATCTG GCCCAAGGACACGGAAactgaaaaagaagaagagcagcacCAAGGAGGACAAGCGGCCCAGGACAGCGTTCACGGCCGAGCAGCTGCAGAGACTGAAAACCGAGTTCCAGGCCAACCGGTACATAACGGAGCAGCGGAGACAGTCCCTGGCCCAGGAACTGAACCTGAACGAGTCTCAGATTAAAATCTGGTTCCAGAATAAGAGGGCCAAGATTAAAAAGGCCACCGGCTACAAGAACGGCCTGGCCCTGCAGCTCATGGCCCAAGGACTGTACAACCACTCCACGACCACCGTGCAGGAGGACAAGGAGGACAGTGAATAA